From the genome of Gemmatimonadota bacterium, one region includes:
- a CDS encoding RNA-binding protein encodes MTDDTETAGKVRLDKWLWAARFFKTRALAAEAIDGGRIEVNGERAKRSKAVQVGDTVRVRRPPFEQVVVVTAVSDNRGSATIAAGLYRETDASAQARESLAEQMRAVGPPAFRDKGRPSKKERRDISRLRPRD; translated from the coding sequence GTGACTGACGACACAGAGACCGCCGGCAAGGTCCGGCTCGACAAGTGGCTCTGGGCCGCCCGCTTCTTCAAGACGCGTGCGCTCGCGGCCGAGGCCATCGACGGCGGTCGCATCGAAGTGAACGGTGAACGCGCCAAGCGCTCCAAGGCGGTCCAGGTTGGTGACACCGTCCGTGTCAGGCGCCCGCCCTTCGAACAGGTCGTCGTCGTCACCGCCGTTTCGGACAACCGCGGTTCGGCCACGATTGCCGCCGGCCTCTACCGTGAGACCGACGCGTCGGCGCAGGCGCGCGAGTCGCTCGCCGAGCAGATGCGGGCGGTGGGCCCGCCGGCTTTCCGTGACAAGGGGCGCCCCAGCAAGAAGGAACGCCGCGACATCAGTCGCCTGCGCCCCCGCGACTGA
- a CDS encoding CPXCG motif-containing cysteine-rich protein: MEFDDPEEFDLGDGTADTETTVTCPHCGEEVEIAVDPGSGAAQEYVEDCQVCCRPWNVHVTFDDEGHAEVEVSPLDE; the protein is encoded by the coding sequence ATGGAATTCGATGACCCCGAAGAGTTCGACCTCGGCGACGGCACCGCCGACACCGAGACGACCGTTACCTGCCCGCACTGTGGGGAGGAGGTCGAGATCGCCGTCGACCCCGGCAGCGGCGCCGCACAGGAGTACGTCGAGGACTGCCAGGTGTGCTGTCGTCCGTGGAACGTGCACGTCACGTTCGACGACGAGGGGCACGCCGAGGTCGAGGTGTCACCACTCGACGAGTAG
- a CDS encoding PAS domain S-box protein, whose translation MPSDPTTWDPARFASRLLDSAGEGIVVYDRELRYRVWNRFMEARTGVAAASVIGRVAPELFPYLREEGVVDQLRRVLAGERVQSAQPRIWQSPDGAPAWMMTRFEPFVDEGGAIVGVIAYLLDITARQHAEDELRRSEALYRTIIESASDLVTILDGEGKVRYVSPAVSAVLGLQPSEVLGRNPVERIHPDDQAHIVELFRELTRDPSRGQRAQYRVRHADGSWRTLMTSARNLGDDPAVQGIVATSRDVTAWEELQARLQQSQRIEAVGRLAGGVAHDFNNLLTVIRGNAQLIMANGALPTELQEELEEIGQAAERAATLTRQLLAFSRQQVLQPRVIDLNEVVGAVWKLLERLVGEAVQLTFLEGEPLGAVTADPVQVEQVLLNLVVNARDAMPGGGTLVLETSNLVADEAFARAHPPMPPGEYVQLSVKDSGVGMDAITLSRAFEPFFTTKAKGHGTGMGLSTVYGVVKQSGGFIWVDSTPGSGSTFTIYLPRTATVPRAAVVRPSNSDMRRGSETILVVEDEQLVRAMTRRTLERAGYRVYEAANGAEALTIARELGTQVDLLLTDIVMPVMGGRELASALQLERPDLCILFMSGYTHEREAHLSAGGGISHFLHKPFTLDELRGRVRLLLDQTPSAA comes from the coding sequence ATGCCCAGCGATCCCACCACCTGGGATCCCGCGCGCTTCGCCTCGCGGCTGCTCGACAGCGCGGGTGAGGGAATCGTGGTGTACGATCGCGAATTGCGCTACCGGGTGTGGAACCGGTTCATGGAGGCGCGCACCGGCGTGGCCGCTGCGTCGGTGATCGGTCGGGTGGCGCCGGAACTCTTCCCGTACCTGCGCGAGGAGGGGGTGGTCGACCAGCTGCGCCGCGTCCTGGCGGGCGAGCGCGTGCAGTCGGCCCAGCCGCGCATCTGGCAGTCGCCCGACGGGGCGCCGGCGTGGATGATGACGCGCTTCGAGCCGTTCGTCGACGAGGGGGGGGCGATCGTCGGTGTCATCGCCTATCTGCTCGACATCACGGCGCGCCAGCACGCCGAGGATGAGCTGCGGCGCAGCGAGGCGCTGTACCGCACCATCATCGAGAGTGCGAGCGACCTGGTGACGATCCTCGATGGCGAGGGGAAGGTGCGGTACGTGTCGCCGGCGGTGTCGGCCGTGCTGGGGTTGCAGCCGTCGGAGGTGCTGGGGCGCAACCCGGTGGAGCGCATCCACCCGGACGACCAGGCGCACATCGTCGAGCTCTTCCGGGAGCTGACGCGGGATCCGTCGCGGGGGCAGCGCGCGCAGTATCGCGTGCGGCACGCAGACGGCAGCTGGCGCACGCTCATGACCTCGGCGCGCAACCTGGGGGACGATCCCGCGGTGCAGGGGATCGTGGCCACCTCGCGCGACGTGACGGCGTGGGAGGAGCTGCAGGCCCGGCTGCAGCAGTCGCAGCGCATCGAGGCCGTGGGGCGCCTGGCCGGTGGCGTGGCCCACGACTTCAACAACCTCCTGACGGTCATCCGCGGGAATGCGCAGCTCATCATGGCGAACGGCGCGCTCCCGACCGAGCTGCAGGAGGAGCTGGAGGAGATCGGGCAGGCGGCCGAGCGGGCGGCGACGCTCACGCGGCAGCTGCTCGCCTTCAGCCGGCAGCAGGTCCTGCAGCCGCGGGTCATCGACCTCAACGAGGTGGTGGGGGCGGTCTGGAAGCTGCTCGAGCGGCTGGTGGGCGAGGCGGTGCAGCTCACGTTCCTGGAGGGAGAGCCGTTAGGCGCCGTGACCGCCGACCCGGTGCAGGTGGAGCAGGTGCTGCTCAACCTCGTGGTCAACGCCCGCGATGCCATGCCGGGGGGCGGCACGCTCGTGCTGGAGACCTCGAACCTGGTCGCCGACGAAGCCTTCGCGCGCGCCCACCCGCCGATGCCACCGGGCGAGTACGTGCAGCTGTCGGTGAAGGACAGTGGTGTGGGCATGGACGCCATCACGCTGTCGCGCGCCTTCGAGCCGTTCTTCACCACGAAGGCGAAGGGGCACGGCACCGGGATGGGGCTGTCGACGGTGTACGGCGTGGTGAAGCAGAGCGGTGGCTTCATCTGGGTGGACAGTACCCCGGGGAGCGGGTCGACCTTCACGATCTACCTCCCGCGCACCGCCACGGTGCCGCGCGCGGCCGTGGTGCGCCCATCGAACAGCGACATGCGCCGTGGCTCCGAGACGATCCTCGTGGTCGAGGACGAGCAGCTCGTGCGGGCGATGACGCGCCGCACGCTCGAGCGCGCCGGCTATCGCGTGTACGAAGCGGCCAACGGCGCGGAGGCGCTGACCATCGCCCGCGAACTGGGGACGCAAGTCGATCTCCTGCTCACCGACATCGTGATGCCGGTGATGGGGGGGCGCGAGCTGGCGTCGGCGCTCCAGCTCGAGCGTCCCGACCTGTGCATCCTCTTCATGTCCGGCTACACGCACGAGCGCGAGGCGCACTTGAGCGCCGGAGGCGGGATCTCGCACTTCCTGCACAAGCCGTTCACGCTGGACGAACTGCGCGGACGCGTGCGGCTTCTGCTCGACCAGACGCCCAGCGCGGCGTAA
- a CDS encoding dicarboxylate/amino acid:cation symporter — protein MRISGGPAAILALATGFAVGATAASASPDAASLLLAVSDPVGTLWVNAIRMTVIPLVVSLLITGIAGMRDLGSVGRLGIRALLLFVGLLAGIALFTALVAPPIYERLTVDAASAAALRERVAGVTTTVPPLPGFSAWLTSLVPVNPLAAAVDGAMLPLIVFTVAFALAISRLAEETRGAVLGVFQATGDAMLVLVRAVLWASPLGIFALAVSLGAKLGVSGAGAIGFYLATHVALLVAAILLLYPVAVVLGRVSPRVFARAALPPQAVAMGTRSSLAALPAMLDSAEQALGLPRDVSGFVIPLSASVFRLNLAVSWIVGGLFIAKLYGVPFGFQSLATFYIAAVVMSFSVPGIPSGSLFIIAPLFPSVGLPVEGVGILIALDAVPDIFKTTLNVTGHMTVASVLGRSPEAKR, from the coding sequence ATGCGCATCAGCGGCGGCCCCGCAGCCATTCTCGCCCTCGCCACCGGCTTCGCCGTCGGTGCCACGGCCGCGTCGGCATCGCCGGACGCGGCCTCGCTGCTCCTCGCCGTGAGCGACCCGGTGGGGACGCTGTGGGTGAACGCGATCCGGATGACGGTGATCCCGCTCGTCGTCTCGCTCCTGATCACCGGGATCGCCGGGATGCGCGACCTGGGTTCGGTGGGGCGACTGGGGATCCGCGCCCTCCTCCTGTTCGTCGGATTGCTGGCGGGGATCGCGCTCTTCACCGCCCTCGTCGCGCCGCCGATCTACGAGCGCCTCACCGTCGATGCGGCATCGGCGGCGGCGCTGCGCGAGCGCGTGGCAGGCGTCACGACCACCGTCCCCCCGCTCCCGGGGTTTAGCGCCTGGCTCACCTCGCTCGTCCCGGTGAACCCGCTCGCCGCGGCGGTCGACGGGGCGATGCTTCCGCTCATCGTCTTCACGGTCGCCTTCGCGCTCGCGATCTCCCGCCTGGCAGAGGAGACGCGGGGCGCGGTGCTCGGCGTCTTCCAGGCGACGGGCGATGCGATGCTGGTCCTCGTGCGGGCCGTGCTGTGGGCCTCCCCGTTAGGCATCTTCGCGCTCGCCGTTTCGCTGGGGGCCAAGCTCGGGGTCTCGGGGGCCGGCGCGATCGGCTTCTACCTGGCGACCCACGTCGCACTGCTCGTGGCGGCGATCCTCCTGCTCTATCCCGTGGCCGTGGTGCTCGGCCGCGTGTCGCCGCGCGTGTTCGCCCGCGCCGCGCTCCCGCCGCAGGCCGTCGCCATGGGGACGCGCTCGTCGCTGGCCGCCCTTCCGGCGATGCTCGATTCCGCCGAGCAGGCGTTGGGATTGCCGCGTGACGTCTCGGGATTCGTGATCCCGCTGTCGGCGTCGGTCTTCCGGCTCAACCTGGCGGTCTCGTGGATCGTGGGCGGGCTGTTCATCGCCAAGCTGTATGGCGTTCCGTTTGGCTTCCAGTCGCTGGCGACCTTCTACATCGCGGCCGTGGTAATGAGTTTCTCGGTCCCCGGGATCCCGAGCGGCTCGCTGTTCATCATTGCGCCGCTCTTTCCCTCGGTGGGGCTGCCGGTGGAAGGCGTCGGGATCCTCATTGCCCTCGACGCCGTCCCCGACATCTTCAAGACCACGCTCAACGTGACCGGGCACATGACGGTGGCCTCGGTCCTCGGGCGCTCGCCCGAAGCGAAACGTTAG
- a CDS encoding DUF4105 domain-containing protein — protein sequence MRILTWIGRSLAVLLVAAAGAWAIVALPQRPSAARSWDGDHARLARADFEGDSAVTLRGVRDFAYTSSTAYTPGFRDRRYDLSAIESVWFILTPFSTTWRGPAHAFVSFGFRDGEHIAVSVEARREVGEEYGLVPGVLRRFELAYIVGTERDLIGRRALFDGDDVFLYPIAAPPARVRQMFVEMMRRANAVQETPEFYNTLTNNCTSNLVDHVNRMVPGRIPSSVRTLLPGYADELALSLGLIEATGTLEDVRARFRINERARAVRAGEDFSAAIRRGMVAAPAPVASDGDGNGPQPGR from the coding sequence ATGCGCATCCTCACCTGGATCGGCCGGTCGCTCGCCGTGCTGCTGGTCGCCGCCGCCGGTGCCTGGGCGATCGTGGCGCTCCCGCAGCGCCCGTCGGCCGCGCGCAGCTGGGACGGTGATCATGCGCGGTTGGCGCGCGCCGACTTCGAGGGCGATAGCGCCGTCACGCTCCGCGGCGTGCGCGACTTCGCCTACACCTCGAGTACCGCGTATACGCCGGGCTTTCGCGATCGGCGGTACGATCTGTCGGCGATCGAATCGGTCTGGTTCATCCTGACCCCATTCTCCACCACCTGGCGCGGGCCGGCGCACGCCTTCGTCTCGTTCGGCTTTCGCGATGGCGAACACATCGCAGTCTCGGTGGAGGCGCGCCGAGAGGTGGGTGAGGAGTATGGGCTCGTACCGGGCGTGCTGCGCCGCTTCGAACTCGCGTACATCGTGGGGACGGAGCGCGACCTCATCGGCCGCCGGGCGCTGTTCGACGGCGACGACGTCTTCCTCTATCCCATCGCCGCGCCGCCAGCCCGCGTGCGGCAGATGTTCGTGGAGATGATGCGCCGAGCCAACGCGGTGCAGGAGACGCCCGAGTTCTACAACACGCTGACCAACAACTGCACGTCCAACCTGGTCGATCACGTCAACCGGATGGTCCCGGGGCGCATCCCCTCCAGCGTTCGCACGCTTCTCCCGGGCTACGCCGACGAACTGGCGCTCTCGCTCGGGCTCATCGAGGCGACGGGGACGCTGGAGGACGTGCGCGCGCGCTTCCGCATCAACGAGCGGGCGCGTGCGGTCCGTGCCGGCGAGGACTTCTCGGCCGCCATTCGCCGGGGGATGGTCGCGGCGCCAGCGCCGGTTGCATCTGACGGAGACGGGAATGGGCCGCAGCCCGGGCGCTGA